A single genomic interval of Camelina sativa cultivar DH55 chromosome 11, Cs, whole genome shotgun sequence harbors:
- the LOC104725393 gene encoding probable histone-arginine methyltransferase 1.4 — translation MEVPSLNYKQQEFTLASVTDLTSPDSSSLSSSSVVATFSCVNEVKELRFQESESSDGFTFHLSSTQLFKLGPLQFICVSDSSTSSAKERPFSRGVVIKFRDDKESKEFCDSFEKWTKDAVKQESTLPNGTVSANKSKFDDKIEAASAKMYFHYYGQLLHQQNMLQDYVRTGTYHAAVMENRSDFAGRVVVDVGAGSGILSLFAALAGAKHVYAVEASEMAEYARKLIAGNPLLAERITVIKGKIEDIELPEKADVLISEPMGTLLVNERMLETYVIARDRFLSPNGKMFPTVGRIHMAPFADEFLFVEMANKALFWQQQNYYGVDLTPLYVSAHQGYFSQPVVDAFDPRLLVAPSMSHVIDFTKMTEEQFYEIDIPLKFTASVCTRVHGLACWFDVLFDGSTVQRWFTTAPGAPTTHWYQIRCVLSQPIHVMAGQEITGRLHLVAHSAQSYTINLTLSAKMWGPRANQGGILQTSSCKLDLKEPYYRMSQPQVYPTQEPPAQQQDDFHIQSDDLDEVELLQHNANAQL, via the exons ATGGAGGTCCCTTCTCTGAATTATAAGCAGCAGGAGTTCACTTTGGCTTCCGTCACTGATCTCACTTCCCCTGACTCATCATCTCTTTCGTCCTCTTCTGTTGTAGCTACGTTTTCTTGTGTTAATGAAGTCAAGGAACTCCGATTTCAGGAATCTGAATCGTCCGACGGTTTCACTTTTCATCTTAGTTCGACTCAG CTGTTCAAGTTGGGGCCGCTTCAGTTCATCTGTGTTTCTGATAGTTCGACTTCTTCTGCAAAAGAG AGACCATTCTCTCGAGGAGTTGTAATAAAATTTAGAGACGACAAGGAAAGCAAGGAATTTTGTGATTCATTTGAGAAATGGACAAAGGATGCTGTTAAGCAAG AATCAACCTTACCGAATGGAACAGTTTCGGCTAATAAAAGCAAGTTTGACGATAAGATAGAGGCTGCTTCAGCCAAAATGTATTTCCATTATTATGGACAACTTTTACATCAGCAAAATATGCTACAGGATTATGTGAGGACAG GTACATATCATGCCGCAGTCATGGAGAACCGTTCGGATTTTGCTGGTCGTGTTGTTGTAGATGTGGGTGCCGGAAGTGGCATTTTGTCATTGTTTGCTGCACTG GCTGGTGCCAAGCATGTGTATGCTGTGGAAGCATCAGAAATGGCTGAATATGCCCGTAAGCTGATTGCTGGAAACCCATTGCTTGCTGAACGGATCACA GTCATCAAGGGAAAGATTGAGGATATTGAGTTGCCTGAGAAGGCTGATGTTTTGATCTCTGAACCAATGG GCACCCTATTGGTCAATGAGAGGATGCTGGAGACATATGTTATTGCTAGGGACCGATTTCTGTCTCCAAATGGAAAAATGTTTCCAACAGTTGGAAG GATCCATATGGCACCTTTCGCCGATGAATTCTTATTTGTTGAAATGGCAAATAAG GCTTTGTTTTGGCAGCAACAGAACTATTATGGAGTTGATTTGACACCTCTATACGTGTCAGCCCACCAGGGTTATTTTTCCCAG CCTGTTGTTGATGCATTTGATCCAAGATTATTGGTGGCTCCCTCAATGTCACATGTGATAGATTTCACTAAGATGACG GAAGAACAATTTTACGAGATTGATATCCCATTAAAGTTCACAGCGTCAGTGTGTACTAGAGTGCATGGACTTGCGTGCTGGTTTGACGTCCTCTTTGACGGAAG CACAGTACAAAGATGGTTCACAACGGCTCCTGGAGCACCAACAACCCATTGGTATCAAATAAGATGTGTTCTCTCGCAGCCTATTCATGTCATGGCAGGGCAAGAGATCACTGGTAGACTTCATTTGGTTGCCCACAGTGCTCAGAGTTACACTATTAATCTAACACTCTCAG CTAAAATGTGGGGACCCCGTGCCAATCAAGGTGGAATACTCCAGACATCATCGTGTAAACTCGATCTGAAGGAACCCTATTATAGAATGTCTCAGCCACAAGTATACCCTACACAGGAACCACCAGCTCAGCAGCAA GACGACTTTCATATACAGAGCGATGACTTGGACGAAGTAGAGTTACTACAACATAACGCAAACGCTCAGCTCTAG
- the LOC104725392 gene encoding isoleucine--tRNA ligase, chloroplastic/mitochondrial yields MSSFFKSFAGNPREAAAMAMVQSSSYRVLSGRSSSNLRRNTPLDSFLAKGSSSVKAFSFLYVSRYSTEPNNEFGHSSKRRSRGPVMAAKKASEGEKQEDGKYKHTVDLPKTGFGMRANSLTREPELQKLWEEHQVFKRVSDNNNGGSFILHDGPPYANGDLHMGHALNKILKDIINRYKLLQNYKVQYVPGWDCHGLPIELKVLQSLDQEVRKELTPLKLRAKAAKFAKATVKTQMESFKRFGVWADWNHPYLTLDPEYEAAQVEVFGQMALKGYIYRGRKPVHWSPSSRTALAEAELEYPEGHISKSIYAIFKLVGGAKTSLLDEFIPNICLAVWTTTPWTMPANAAVAVNAKLQYSVVEVQSFSEEESVVTGNKKKMSGKVLKNKQKLFVIVATDLVPALEAKWGVKLIINKTFLGSDLENCRYTHPIDNRDCPVVIGGDYITTESGTGLVHTAPGHGQEDYATGLKYGLPLVSPVDDEGNFTEEAGQFRGLSVLGEGNSAVVSYLDENMSLVMEESYAHKYPYDWRTKKPTIFRATEQWFASVEGFRTATMDAINNVKWIPHQAVNRISAMTSSRSDWCISRQRTWGVPIPAFYHVKTKEPLMNEETINHVKSIISQKGSDAWWYMSVEDLLPESYRDKAADYEKGTDTMDVWFDSGSSWAGVLGKREGLTFPADVYLEGTDQHRGWFQSSLLTSIATQGKAPYSAVITHGFVLDEKGMKMSKSLGNVVDPRLVIEGGKNSKDAPAYGADVMRLWVSSVDYTGDVLIGPQILRQMSDIYRKLRGTLRYLLGNLHDWRVDNAVPYQDLPIIDQHALFQLENVVKNIQECYENYQFFKIFQFIQRFTIVDLSNFYFDIAKDRLYTGGTSSFTRRSCQTVLSTHLLSILRVIAPIVPHLAEDVWQNLPFEYRNEDGSASEFVFELKWPTLNEQWLSFPAEDVLFWQRLLELRTEVNKVLELARNEKMIGSSLEAKVYLHTADAGMATKLLEMSEAKNEADTLQRIFITSQVEVLSSMNEIVSSVQHTGEYVEGENKVWIGVSRAEGSKCERCWNYSGQVGSFSDHPTLCGRCFNVIVANPPEPAVAAVIS; encoded by the exons ATGTCGTCTTTCTTCAAATCCTTTGCGGGAAATCCCAGGGAAGCTGCTGCCATGGCGATGGTTCAGTCTTCATCTTACAGA GTATTGTCAGGTAGAAGTTCTTCTAATTTAAGGAGAAACACGCCCTTGGATTCTTTTCTTGCCAAGGGAAGTTCTTCCGTCAAGGCTTTTTCGTTCCTATATGTTTCACGGTATTCAACTGAACCAAACAATGAGTTTGGTCATTCATCAAAGCGAAGGTCTCGTGGGCCTGTTATGGCAGCAAAGAAAGCATCTGAAG GGGAAAAGCAAGAAGATGGAAAGTACAAGCACACAGTTGATTTGCCGAAGACAGGTTTTGGTATGAGAGCGAATTCTTTGACAAGGGAACCTGAACTCCAGAAGTTGTGGGAAGAGCACCAGGTCTTCAAGAGAGTTTCTGATAATAACAATGGA GGGAGTTTCATTCTTCATGATGGTCCTCCTTATGCCAATGGTGACCTGCATATGGGTCATGCTCTTAACAAGATACTGAAAGATATCATTAATCGTTATAAG CTGCTCCAAAACTATAAAGTTCAGTACGTTCCTGGCTGGGATTGCCATGGCCTCCCAATTGAGTTGAAAG TTCTGCAGTCCCTAGATCAGGAAGTGAGAAAGGAACTTACACCGTTAAAATTAAGGGCAAAGGCAGCGAAATTTGCAAAAGCAACAGTCAAAACACAAATGGAATCATTTAAG CGGTTTGGAGTATGGGCAGACTGGAACCATCCTTATCTAACTCTTGATCCGGAATATGAAGCTGCCCAG GTTGAAGTATTTGGCCAGATGGCCTTGAAAGGGTACATCTATAGAGGTAGGAAGCCAGTTCACTGGAGCCCTTCATCTCGGACTGCTCTTGCAGAAGCTGAACTAGAG TATCCGGAGGGTCATATTTCCAAAAGCATATATGCTATTTTCAAATTGGTTGGCGGAGCAAAAACAAGCCTTTTAGATGAGTTTATCCCTAATATTTGCTTGGCAGTATGGACAACTACACCTTGGACTATGCCAGCCAATGCTG CTGTCGCGGTGAATGCGAAGCTTCAGTACTCTGTTGTGGAAGTGCAGTCATTCTCAGAAGAGGAATCTGTTGTGACAggcaacaaaaagaaaatgtctGGGAAGGTTCTAAAGAATAAACAAAAGCTTTTCGTGATTGTAGCAACCGACCTTGTGCCAGCATTAGAAGCGAAATGGGGTGTGAAGcttatcataaataaaacattcCTTGGTTCAGATCTTGAAAACTGCAG GTACACACATCCAATTGATAACAGGGACTGTCCAGTCGTTATAGGGGGTGATTACATAACTACGGAATCAGGAACAGGGTTGGTCCACACTGCCCCTGGTCATGGTCAGGAGGATTATGCAACCGGCCTGAAGTATGGGCTGCCTCTTGTCTCTCCAGTAGATGATGAAGGAAATTTCACTGAGGAAGCTGGACAGTTTAGAGGGCTCTCTGTCCTTGGAGAAGGGAATAGTGCTGTTGTCAGTTACCTGGATGAGAATATGTCTTTGGTCATGGAAGAATCGTATG CTCATAAATACCCATATGATTGGCGAACTAAGAAACCTACGATATTTAGAGCGACTGAGCAGTGGTTTGCATCGGTCGAGGGTTTTCGCACGGCCACTATGGATGCAATCAACAATGTAAAATGGATACCACATCAG GCAGTAAACAGAATATCTGCCATGACTTCCAGTCGATCTGATTGGTGCATCTCGAGACAAAGGACATGGGGTGTCCCTATCCCTGCCTTTTATCATGTTAAGACGAAAGAACCCCTCATGAATGAAGAGACAATTAACCATGTTAAAT CCATAATTTCCCAAAAGGGTAGTGACGCGTGGTGGTATATGTCAGTGGAAGACCTACTTCCTGAGAGTTATCGTGATAAAGCAGCTGATTATGAAAAGGGGACTGATACAATGGACGTCTGGTTTGACTCAG GATCTTCTTGGGCTGGTGTATTGGGGAAACGTGAGGGTCTTACTTTCCCTGCAGATGTGTATCTAGAAGGAACAGATCAGCATCGTGGGTGGTTCCAGAGTTCTTTGTTAACAAGCATTGCAACACAAG GAAAAGCCCCTTATTCAGCTGTTATAACACATGGATTTGTATTGGATGAGAAGGGTATGAAAATGAGCAAGTCTCTAGGTAACGTAGTGGACCCACGTTTGGTCATTGAAGGAGGGAAAAATTCAAAG GATGCACCTGCTTATGGAGCTGATGTTATGCGTCTTTGGGTTTCTAGTGTAGATTACACAGGGGATGTACTGATAGGTCCACAGATTCTTCGTCAAATGTCTGATATATATAGGAAGTTGAGGGGAACATTACGATATCTCTTGGGCAATCTTCATGATTGGAGA GTTGATAATGCTGTTCCATACCAGGATTTACCTATCATTGATCAGCATGCTCTCTTTCAGCTTGAGAATGTAGTAAAGAACATACAAGAATGTTACGAGAACTACCAGTTCTTTAAAATATTCCAG TTCATACAACGATTCACAATTGTTGATCTGTCAAATTTCTACTTCGATATTGCTAAAGATAGACTGTATACTGG GGGAACTTCAAGTTTTACCAGAAGAAGCTGTCAAACAGTTCTTTCAACACATTTGTTATCCATATTGAGAGTGATTGCTCCGATAGTACCTCACCTAGCGGAAGATGTCTGGCAGAATCTTCCATTTGAGTACAGAAATGAAGATGGCTCTGCATCAGAATTTGTCTTCGAACTTAAATGGCCTACACTGAATGAACAATGGCTTTCATTTCCTGCTGAAGATGTTCTCTTCTGGCAAAGGCTTCTCGAG TTAAGGACCGAGGTGAACAAAGTGCTGGAGCTCGCACGTAATGAGAAAATGATTGGTTCCAGTTTAGAAGCAAAGGTGTATCTGCATACTGCAGATGCAGGCATGGCTACAAAATTACTAGAGATGAGTGAAGCAAAGAACGAAGCTGACACTCTGCAACGCATTTTCATAACATCACAA GTTGAGGTATTGTCGTCAATGAATGAGATAGTAAGCAGTGTACAACACACAGGAGAGTATGTGGAGGGAGAAAACAAAGTCTGGATTG GTGTGTCACGAGCTGAGGGGTCCAAGTGCGAGAGGTGCTGGAACTACTCGGGCCAGGTCGGGTCGTTCTCCGACCATCCTACTCTCTGTGGACGCTGCTTCAATGTCATTGTTGCTAATCCACCTGAGCCTGCAGTTGCAGCCGTAATCAGCTGA
- the LOC104725394 gene encoding dirigent protein 3-like, producing MAKLILILAAQILLLAITVASAGKNGEDFARRVSRKHLHHGLGKKEKSHISVLLARNFKWSKPKLHHDPSTGSELLNFLIQSFFGSMTMIDNALTSDVPINSIVVGQAQGMYAGADQKELGFLMAMNFAFKTGKHAQWEKHNYSWAERSDVKGL from the coding sequence ATGGCAAAGCTCATTCTCATCCTCGCGGCACAAATCCTCCTCCTCGCCATCACCGTTGCCTCCGCTGGAAAAAACGGTGAAGACTTCGCAAGAAGAGTTAGTCGAAAACACCTCCATCATGGCCtcggtaaaaaagaaaaatcacacaTCTCCGTGCTATTGGCACGAAATTTTAAGTGGTCGAAACCCAAGCTCCATCATGATCCATCGACCGGTTCCGAACTACTCAACTTCCTCATTCAGTCATTCTTTGGATCAATGACCATGATCGACAATGCTTTAACATCAGATGTGCCTATTAACTCGATTGTGGTGGGCCAAGCGCAAGGGATGTACGCCGGAGCAGACCAAAAGGAGCTAGGGTTCTTGATGGCTATGAACTTTGCTTTTAAGACAGGGAAACATGCACAATGGGAGAAGCATAACTATTCTTGGGCGGAACGTAGTGATGTCAAGGGTTTGTGA